One Anas platyrhynchos isolate ZD024472 breed Pekin duck chromosome 2, IASCAAS_PekinDuck_T2T, whole genome shotgun sequence DNA segment encodes these proteins:
- the EEF1E1 gene encoding eukaryotic translation elongation factor 1 epsilon-1, with amino-acid sequence MAAELALLEGTLGLRNGTKYGAQGERQIPVLQTNNGPGLTGLITIAAHLVKQAKKEQLLGSTAEEKAVVQQWLEYRVTRVDRCSSKEDTRTILKDLNTHLEDKVYLAGNSFTLADILMYYGLHHVMVDLTVQEKEKYLNVSRWFNHIQHYPGVRQQLSNVVFIKNRLYTNAH; translated from the exons ATGGCGGCGGAGCTGGCGCTGCTGGAGGGGACGCTGGGCCTGCGGAACGGGACCAAGTACGGCGCGCAGGGGGAGCGGCAG aTTCCTGTTCTGCAGACGAACAATGGTCCTGGTCTGACAGGATTAATTACCATAGCTGCCCACTTGGTCAAACAGGCTAAGAAAGAACAACTGCTTGGAAgcactgcagaggaaaaggctgTCGTTCAGCAGTGGTTGGAATACAGAGTCACTCGAGTAGATAGATGTTCTAGTAAGGAAGATACTAGAACAATTCTAAAG gaTCTTAACACACACCTCGAAGATAAAGTCTACCTTGCAGGAAACAGTTTTACTTTAGCAGATATTTTGATGTACTATGGATTGCATCACGTCATG GTGGACCTCACAGtgcaagaaaaggagaaataccTTAATGTGTCTCGCTGGTTCAACCACATTCAACATTATCCAGGTGTCCGACAACAGCTGTCTAATGTCGTCTTTATCAAGAACAGATTATATACTAATGCTCATTAA